One Methanolobus sp. WCC4 DNA segment encodes these proteins:
- a CDS encoding PAS domain S-box protein produces the protein MGTHKDKKENHILKNDTVGYKALFDKSYDVMIIIDPETLDILDANDSACNYYGLPLKEIVQKNVFELNAMPEEDIRKYIENANTDQQTSFSFSHPLVDGQIHDVEVSSTPIIVEDRDLLCLTFHDSIRPKRTDEELQLYEEALRKSEKKYRELFENSTSGVVITEIIRDEQGTPIDLVFQEVNDVFEKCTGLKAEDVIGKRITEVYPGIEKRKNTALDLHLNVAINGKPVSNEVYSEELNKYLSINAYQIEEDIVAGVFRDITRSKEMEKKLRESEERFRTLAEHADDIVYRYEPEKGFTYISPAVHKISGYTPEEFYEDPKLLSKIVHPDDLSSLREMLKTHSERTTRTFRWIRKNGELYWLEQKAIHNFDKDGNLISIEGISRDVTRNKEIEQELAESQERYQMLSDLTYEGITIHDNGVILEVNEAVCRLTGYTKEELIGKNILEMLAHPDDIDNINQQMKKDTTEPYEIRVIRKDGTIYPAEIESHTITYKGKKVRVAAARDITERKKAEEKLLDNEARLEEVGRIAKIGGWELDLISGEVTLTDEINKITEDYGKSDLQKGLERYTPESRKILEKAIDNTIRKHEPFDHELELISAKGRKKWVKAIGNPIIEDHKVTKITGTLQDITDRKKAEKNLKESERKFRGLFENNMSGILVTKTVRDENGYPIDFIFLDVNSAFEIHTGLRPEQVIGKRATEVYPGIEERENTFIDLHRDVILSGSPHNVELYSEELKRYYSIAAYSIEEDIAAAVFQDITERRIAEDKLKESEALLNEVGTIAKIGGWEYNVETKNGRLTPEVYRIYDIEPGSPTGIENTLALYLPTSRIIIEKAFNDAIEKGKPYDLELEFISAKGNHKWVRTSGRPITENGKVVKVIGAFQDITQHKNAENKLRENEALLSEVSRLGQIGGWTLDVESNKATWTKEAANILGKEAISNPTESMKLLLPESRKIQEKALEDALQKAEPFYLELELISAKGEHKWVKTIGKPVVEDHKVIKLTGTLQDITELKNAEDKLRESESRVRRKLNAIMEPDGDIGELELADIIDTQTLQSIMDDFYQLSHIGSAVIDNKGNILVATGWQDICTNFHRVHPETCKHCVESDEQFSKDIAPGTFKLYKCKNNMWDIATPIMASGSQLGNLFLGQFFFDDEDIPYDTFRHQAKKYGFDEKEYMEALERVPRWNRETVNTVMRFYTKLTSVLSSQSYSNIKLARTLKERDELLTSLRESEALLNEVGRIGMIGGWDLDVITNKITFTPEVARIHETEEINTYEKAIERFVPGSRTILEKATNDAIEKGEPFDLELEIITGKGNHKWVRASARPKIVDGRVIKIIGTLQDITKSKDMEQELKESNDKYQMLSDATFEGIIFHENGIVLDANEAVFRATGYAREEIIGQNILKKAIHPDDLHIVLKQIKKDNSQPYEVRCIRKDGSVFPVEIESYRITHKGRQVRVAAIRDITERKKAESKLRESEALLTEVSRMSKIGGWEFDTITGKSVWTSEVIDLFETTGPYEDPKDAITHFPSGSREMIEKAFYAAIEEGKPYDLELEFISSTGKRKWVRTIGKPIIENNEVIKVTGVMQDITEPKKAEIALRESEERFKALHNASFGGITIHDKGRIIDCNHGLSEISGYSYEELIGMDGLLLIAESHRDLVMSNILAGYEEPYEAMGRRKDGTEYPLRLEAKNIPYKGKKVRVVEFRDITEQKLAEKALHEKTEELERYFTSSLDLLCIASFEGRFIRLNPEWENVLGYPISELEGRYFIDMVHPDDKEATIENLSDQAIHKRKVQSFVNRYLAIDGTYRWIEWRSTPIGEHIYAVARDITKRKEAEDKLRESEALLNEMGKIGKIGGWELDVASNEITFTPEVAEIHETEDLKSLEKALACYPPDSRERLEELINNAIENAEPYDSELRIITEKGDYKWVKISGRPKVVYGKVVKIIGMIQDISQRKEAEDKLFENEGKLRLFIEHAPAALTMLDHDMRHIAVSKRWLEDFSIDMDIIGQHHYEVMPYIKEEWKDAHRRAMKGEVIRNNEDFYIGEDGSVHWLRWELRPWKAADGSIGGIIIFAEDITQRKEYEEKMLERESLLNEMGNIAMIGGWELDLLTNEPTWTPEVAKIHELDSDEALNIEKGLSYYPSRSREILEKALDKLIERGDPYELELEFTTAKGNHKWVRSSGYPKIVAGKVVKITGTLQDITVRKSAEEKLLEYAEELEDKNYELDKALIKAEEATRAKSEFLANMSHEIRTPLNGVIGMTGLLLDTDLDEQQHHYVETAKMSGEVLLDLINDILDISKVEAGKLELEELDIDLNEILEETASLLSTRINGKELELICMAEPDVPVNIKADPTRLKQVLINLGSNAIKFSHKGEVAIRVSLDRETDSKATLLFSVKDTGIGIPEHKKDLLFRKFSQVDASTTRKYGGTGLGLALSKQLVELMNGEIGIESQEGVGSEFWFRVTFEKHQGREKKQKDTTELDGIHVLVVDDNRTNRDILFKLLGSWNMNVEVAADGPSALNALFRAHEEGDPYQIALLDMQMPDMDGMLLGRIIKSDNDLKDVSLILLSSAGQQSEIWEKNKHNFNAYISKPVKTSEVLSKLSDVVASKEQTYEKDAGEVATELHTGLNGETRILLVEDNVVNQHVAQGVLQKLGLTADVANNGLEAIEALEEVEYDLVLMDVQMPEMDGLEATRHIRNPESSVLDHDVPIIAMTAHAMKGDKERCIEAGMNDYLSKPIRMDALTGIFERWAGIFTESKIQEKSPEEEITIPMIFDKQAFLDNIVGDIEIAKKVIDIFQKNTPKQLLALKEAIDKKEANDIANCAHSIKGSSVSVGGIALSDVASKIEQEAATDELDNVQEELKELEEQYELLIKELKKL, from the coding sequence ATGGGTACACATAAAGATAAAAAGGAAAATCATATCCTGAAAAATGATACTGTCGGGTATAAGGCATTGTTTGATAAAAGCTACGATGTCATGATCATTATAGATCCTGAAACCCTTGATATATTGGATGCAAACGATTCTGCCTGCAACTATTATGGACTACCCTTGAAAGAGATCGTTCAGAAAAATGTATTTGAACTAAATGCAATGCCTGAAGAAGATATCAGGAAATATATAGAAAATGCAAATACAGATCAGCAAACCTCCTTTTCTTTCAGTCATCCGTTAGTAGACGGACAAATACATGATGTTGAAGTAAGCTCGACCCCCATAATAGTAGAAGATAGGGATCTGCTATGCTTGACCTTTCACGACAGCATCAGGCCCAAAAGAACAGATGAAGAGTTGCAGCTCTATGAAGAAGCTCTCCGGAAAAGCGAAAAGAAGTACCGCGAACTCTTTGAGAACAGCACAAGCGGAGTGGTCATCACTGAGATCATTAGAGATGAACAGGGAACTCCTATAGATCTTGTTTTTCAGGAAGTAAATGATGTTTTTGAAAAATGTACCGGACTTAAAGCCGAAGATGTAATAGGAAAACGTATAACTGAAGTCTATCCCGGGATCGAGAAAAGAAAGAATACAGCCCTTGATCTGCATCTGAATGTCGCAATTAATGGAAAGCCTGTTAGTAATGAAGTATATTCAGAGGAATTGAACAAATACCTCAGCATTAATGCCTACCAGATAGAAGAGGATATTGTTGCTGGTGTTTTCAGGGACATCACCAGAAGCAAGGAGATGGAAAAAAAGCTCAGGGAAAGCGAAGAACGTTTCAGGACACTTGCTGAGCATGCAGACGATATCGTATACCGCTATGAACCTGAAAAAGGATTCACCTACATTAGCCCGGCTGTACATAAAATCTCAGGTTATACACCCGAGGAATTCTACGAGGATCCTAAACTGCTTTCTAAGATAGTACATCCAGATGACCTGTCAAGTCTGAGAGAGATGTTGAAAACACATAGTGAGCGAACAACCAGGACTTTTCGCTGGATAAGGAAGAACGGAGAACTTTACTGGCTTGAACAAAAGGCCATTCATAATTTTGACAAAGATGGGAACCTGATATCAATAGAAGGGATATCCAGAGATGTAACCAGGAATAAGGAAATAGAGCAAGAACTGGCAGAAAGTCAGGAAAGATATCAGATGCTCTCAGACCTGACCTACGAAGGAATTACCATTCATGACAATGGAGTCATCCTTGAGGTAAATGAAGCTGTATGTCGTCTGACAGGATACACAAAAGAAGAACTGATAGGCAAGAATATTCTCGAAATGCTGGCACATCCTGATGATATTGACAATATAAACCAGCAGATGAAGAAGGATACTACAGAACCCTATGAGATCCGCGTCATAAGAAAAGATGGTACGATATATCCTGCAGAAATTGAATCCCATACCATTACATACAAAGGCAAAAAGGTTCGTGTAGCTGCAGCAAGGGATATCACAGAACGTAAAAAAGCGGAAGAAAAGCTACTTGATAATGAAGCTCGTCTGGAAGAAGTTGGAAGAATTGCTAAAATTGGTGGCTGGGAACTGGACCTGATATCAGGGGAAGTCACCCTGACTGATGAGATCAATAAGATCACAGAAGATTATGGAAAGAGCGATCTACAGAAAGGATTAGAGCGTTACACGCCAGAATCAAGGAAAATACTTGAAAAAGCAATTGACAATACGATCAGGAAACATGAACCTTTTGACCATGAACTGGAACTTATATCAGCAAAAGGCAGAAAAAAGTGGGTCAAAGCAATTGGAAATCCAATCATTGAAGATCATAAGGTCACAAAGATAACCGGCACCCTGCAGGATATAACTGATCGTAAAAAGGCTGAAAAGAACCTGAAAGAAAGTGAGAGGAAATTCCGTGGTCTTTTCGAGAATAACATGAGTGGCATACTGGTCACTAAAACTGTCAGGGATGAGAACGGATATCCAATAGATTTTATTTTTCTGGATGTAAACAGTGCTTTTGAAATACACACCGGATTAAGACCAGAGCAGGTAATAGGAAAACGTGCAACTGAAGTGTACCCGGGAATCGAGGAAAGGGAGAACACCTTTATCGACCTGCACAGAGATGTAATACTGAGCGGAAGTCCCCATAATGTAGAACTATATTCTGAAGAACTTAAAAGATACTATAGTATTGCTGCATACTCCATAGAAGAAGATATTGCAGCAGCCGTTTTCCAGGATATTACTGAACGCAGGATAGCTGAGGATAAACTAAAGGAAAGTGAAGCTCTTCTGAATGAGGTCGGAACTATCGCTAAGATAGGTGGATGGGAATATAATGTCGAAACTAAAAACGGTAGATTGACGCCTGAAGTTTACAGGATATATGATATTGAACCCGGCTCTCCCACAGGCATTGAGAATACTCTTGCTTTGTATCTCCCCACTTCAAGAATTATCATAGAAAAAGCGTTCAATGATGCTATCGAAAAGGGTAAACCATACGATCTGGAACTTGAATTTATTTCAGCAAAAGGCAACCATAAATGGGTAAGGACGAGCGGCCGTCCAATAACAGAGAATGGAAAAGTAGTAAAGGTCATCGGGGCATTCCAGGACATTACCCAACACAAAAATGCTGAGAACAAACTTCGTGAAAATGAAGCTCTCCTGAGCGAAGTAAGCAGACTCGGCCAGATCGGAGGATGGACCCTTGATGTTGAGTCCAATAAAGCCACCTGGACAAAAGAAGCTGCAAATATTCTGGGTAAAGAAGCTATATCCAACCCTACAGAAAGCATGAAACTCTTGCTTCCAGAGTCAAGAAAGATACAGGAAAAAGCACTTGAAGATGCTTTACAAAAAGCAGAACCATTTTATCTTGAGCTGGAACTTATCTCAGCAAAAGGGGAACATAAATGGGTTAAAACAATTGGAAAACCTGTAGTTGAAGATCATAAAGTTATAAAATTAACAGGCACACTACAGGATATCACTGAACTCAAGAATGCTGAAGATAAATTGCGGGAAAGTGAGAGTCGTGTCAGACGGAAGTTGAATGCTATTATGGAGCCCGATGGAGATATCGGAGAACTGGAACTTGCCGATATCATTGACACCCAGACTCTGCAATCAATTATGGATGATTTTTACCAATTGTCCCATATCGGGAGTGCTGTAATTGATAACAAGGGCAATATACTGGTTGCTACCGGATGGCAGGATATCTGCACGAATTTCCATCGAGTGCATCCCGAAACATGTAAGCATTGTGTTGAGAGCGATGAACAATTCTCCAAAGATATAGCTCCGGGAACATTCAAGCTTTACAAGTGCAAGAATAACATGTGGGATATCGCAACACCCATTATGGCTTCAGGATCTCAGTTAGGCAACCTGTTCCTTGGCCAGTTCTTCTTTGATGATGAAGATATTCCCTACGATACTTTCAGGCATCAGGCAAAAAAATATGGGTTTGATGAAAAGGAATACATGGAAGCACTTGAGAGAGTACCGCGCTGGAATAGAGAAACAGTCAATACCGTAATGAGATTCTATACCAAATTAACGTCTGTCCTCTCCTCACAGAGCTATAGTAACATCAAACTTGCAAGGACACTGAAAGAACGTGATGAACTACTCACTTCACTGCGTGAGAGCGAGGCACTGCTGAATGAAGTTGGCAGGATAGGTATGATAGGGGGATGGGATCTTGATGTGATAACCAATAAGATCACATTTACACCTGAAGTTGCAAGGATCCATGAAACTGAAGAGATCAATACTTATGAGAAAGCAATAGAACGTTTTGTTCCCGGATCAAGAACCATACTTGAAAAAGCAACGAATGATGCAATAGAAAAAGGTGAACCATTTGACCTTGAACTGGAAATCATCACAGGAAAAGGTAATCATAAATGGGTAAGAGCCAGTGCTCGTCCGAAAATTGTAGATGGCAGGGTCATCAAAATAATAGGTACGCTTCAGGACATTACAAAAAGCAAGGATATGGAACAGGAACTCAAGGAAAGTAATGATAAATACCAGATGCTCTCAGATGCCACTTTTGAAGGTATAATCTTCCATGAGAATGGCATAGTCCTTGATGCAAATGAAGCTGTGTTCCGTGCTACAGGATACGCAAGAGAAGAGATAATTGGTCAGAACATACTGAAAAAAGCCATTCACCCCGATGATCTGCATATTGTTCTAAAACAGATAAAAAAAGACAATTCACAGCCATATGAAGTCCGCTGTATCAGAAAGGATGGATCAGTATTCCCTGTTGAAATTGAATCCTATCGTATAACCCACAAAGGAAGGCAGGTCCGCGTTGCAGCAATAAGGGACATCACGGAGCGTAAGAAAGCTGAAAGTAAACTAAGAGAAAGTGAAGCACTCCTGACTGAAGTTAGCAGAATGAGCAAAATCGGTGGATGGGAATTTGATACGATCACTGGTAAGTCTGTCTGGACATCCGAAGTCATCGATCTGTTTGAAACAACCGGCCCGTATGAAGACCCGAAAGATGCAATAACTCATTTTCCATCAGGATCAAGGGAGATGATTGAAAAAGCATTCTATGCTGCTATTGAAGAAGGAAAGCCGTATGACCTGGAACTGGAATTTATCTCATCAACAGGAAAACGCAAATGGGTCAGAACAATTGGAAAGCCGATTATCGAAAACAATGAGGTCATCAAAGTAACAGGTGTGATGCAGGATATAACTGAGCCCAAAAAAGCTGAAATTGCATTGAGGGAAAGTGAAGAAAGGTTCAAAGCCTTGCACAACGCCTCCTTTGGTGGAATTACCATTCACGATAAAGGCAGGATCATCGATTGTAATCATGGGCTTTCAGAAATATCAGGATATTCATATGAAGAACTGATAGGAATGGACGGATTGCTGCTAATAGCCGAAAGCCACAGAGATCTTGTTATGTCCAACATCCTTGCAGGCTATGAGGAACCTTATGAAGCAATGGGACGTCGCAAAGATGGAACTGAATATCCTCTAAGACTTGAAGCAAAGAATATACCCTACAAAGGAAAAAAGGTCAGAGTTGTTGAGTTCAGGGACATTACCGAACAGAAACTGGCAGAAAAGGCTTTGCACGAGAAGACCGAAGAACTTGAGCGTTATTTCACATCCAGTCTTGATCTTCTCTGTATTGCCAGCTTTGAGGGAAGATTTATTCGCCTGAACCCGGAATGGGAGAACGTCCTTGGGTACCCCATCAGCGAACTGGAAGGTCGTTACTTCATAGATATGGTACATCCGGATGACAAAGAAGCTACTATTGAAAACCTTTCTGATCAGGCCATCCATAAGAGGAAGGTTCAAAGTTTTGTAAATCGCTATCTTGCCATAGACGGTACCTATCGCTGGATAGAGTGGCGCTCTACTCCTATAGGAGAACATATCTACGCAGTAGCAAGGGATATTACCAAGCGAAAAGAAGCAGAAGATAAACTTCGGGAAAGTGAAGCACTTCTTAATGAAATGGGCAAAATCGGAAAGATAGGAGGATGGGAGCTTGATGTCGCATCCAATGAGATCACATTTACACCTGAAGTTGCAGAGATCCATGAAACTGAAGACCTCAAAAGTCTTGAGAAGGCACTTGCCTGCTATCCACCTGATTCAAGAGAGAGACTTGAAGAACTTATCAATAATGCTATTGAAAATGCTGAACCATATGATTCTGAACTGAGGATAATCACAGAAAAAGGTGATTACAAATGGGTAAAAATAAGTGGACGTCCTAAGGTAGTATATGGTAAGGTCGTTAAAATAATAGGTATGATCCAGGACATAAGTCAACGCAAGGAAGCAGAAGATAAACTGTTTGAGAACGAGGGGAAACTCAGACTGTTCATCGAGCATGCTCCGGCAGCTTTGACGATGCTGGACCATGATATGAGACACATAGCCGTAAGCAAGCGGTGGCTTGAGGACTTCTCCATTGATATGGACATTATAGGTCAGCATCATTACGAAGTGATGCCGTATATCAAAGAAGAATGGAAAGATGCACATCGCAGAGCCATGAAAGGAGAAGTTATACGCAACAATGAGGATTTCTACATTGGAGAGGATGGTAGCGTACATTGGCTGCGCTGGGAACTCAGACCATGGAAAGCGGCTGATGGATCTATTGGCGGCATTATAATTTTTGCAGAAGATATCACACAACGTAAAGAATATGAAGAGAAAATGCTTGAAAGAGAATCTCTTCTTAATGAGATGGGAAATATTGCAATGATCGGTGGCTGGGAGCTTGATCTGTTGACCAACGAACCTACATGGACGCCTGAAGTTGCAAAGATACATGAACTAGACAGTGATGAAGCGTTAAATATTGAGAAAGGACTGTCCTATTACCCTTCAAGATCAAGGGAAATACTTGAAAAAGCACTTGATAAACTCATAGAAAGGGGCGATCCCTATGAACTTGAACTTGAATTTACCACAGCTAAAGGTAACCATAAATGGGTAAGGTCAAGTGGTTATCCAAAGATAGTAGCTGGAAAGGTTGTAAAAATAACCGGCACACTACAGGATATTACTGTTCGCAAGAGCGCAGAGGAAAAACTGCTGGAGTATGCTGAAGAACTGGAAGATAAGAACTACGAACTTGATAAAGCCCTCATAAAAGCAGAGGAAGCCACCAGAGCAAAAAGTGAGTTCCTTGCCAATATGTCCCACGAGATACGCACACCTCTAAACGGTGTGATCGGAATGACAGGATTGTTGCTGGATACAGACCTTGATGAACAGCAACATCACTATGTAGAGACTGCGAAAATGAGCGGGGAGGTTTTGCTTGACCTCATAAACGACATACTTGACATCTCCAAGGTAGAGGCAGGCAAGCTGGAACTTGAAGAGCTTGACATCGATCTTAATGAGATCCTGGAAGAGACAGCATCATTGCTGTCTACAAGGATCAATGGTAAAGAACTGGAACTTATATGTATGGCAGAACCAGATGTACCCGTTAATATCAAAGCCGACCCAACAAGACTGAAACAGGTCCTTATAAATCTGGGTTCCAACGCCATCAAATTCAGTCACAAAGGAGAGGTTGCCATTCGGGTGAGCCTTGACCGTGAAACAGATTCAAAAGCTACATTGCTATTCTCTGTAAAAGATACAGGGATCGGGATCCCGGAACATAAAAAAGACCTTCTGTTCAGGAAGTTCAGCCAGGTAGATGCCTCTACGACACGAAAGTACGGAGGAACAGGGCTTGGACTTGCCCTTTCAAAGCAACTTGTAGAACTGATGAACGGGGAGATAGGAATTGAAAGTCAGGAAGGTGTAGGCTCTGAGTTCTGGTTCAGAGTGACGTTTGAAAAACACCAGGGCAGAGAGAAAAAGCAAAAAGATACCACTGAACTGGATGGAATACATGTACTTGTAGTGGACGACAACAGAACGAACCGTGATATCCTTTTCAAATTATTGGGTTCATGGAACATGAATGTAGAAGTAGCTGCAGACGGACCCTCTGCACTAAATGCCCTCTTCAGAGCACACGAAGAAGGAGATCCTTATCAGATCGCCCTTCTTGACATGCAAATGCCAGATATGGACGGAATGTTGCTTGGACGCATAATCAAGTCAGACAATGACCTGAAAGATGTTTCTTTGATACTGTTAAGTTCTGCAGGGCAACAGTCTGAGATATGGGAGAAGAACAAACACAATTTCAATGCTTATATCTCAAAGCCGGTAAAGACATCGGAAGTATTGAGTAAATTATCAGATGTTGTTGCCAGCAAAGAACAAACATATGAAAAGGATGCCGGAGAGGTAGCAACAGAACTTCACACAGGCCTGAACGGGGAAACAAGGATACTGCTTGTCGAGGACAATGTCGTGAACCAGCATGTTGCACAGGGTGTACTGCAAAAACTTGGCCTCACAGCAGACGTTGCTAATAATGGACTGGAAGCAATAGAGGCTCTTGAGGAAGTGGAATATGACCTTGTCCTCATGGATGTGCAGATGCCCGAGATGGATGGACTGGAAGCTACCCGGCATATCCGCAATCCGGAATCATCGGTCCTTGATCATGATGTACCTATAATCGCAATGACAGCACATGCCATGAAAGGCGATAAGGAACGCTGCATTGAAGCAGGGATGAATGATTATCTTTCAAAACCCATCAGAAT